In the genome of Eschrichtius robustus isolate mEscRob2 chromosome 2, mEscRob2.pri, whole genome shotgun sequence, the window AATCATATATATAGATTTTACATATTATGAAGAAATTTTGGTTACTGATATGCTAGATACAAAGGATCACAACATGGAAAGACAGGCTCTTAACTGAGGTACTCAACTTTCATTCGTTGGCAAATGCCAAATTagaaacaaaagttttttttttttcccactggttGTCAAAtaacactttgtttttctttgcagttCTTAACTAGCTGGGCATTCCACTGCACCACTGTTGATGTCATCTAAGATGTCGTGAGGGTGGCAGCCATCAACATTGCAGCCCATAGACTGGGCAGTCCCAAGGATCTCTTTAATGGTTCCAGAGAGTTCTCTAGCTAAAGATCGATGCCGCATCTGTCGGGCAATGTTGACCATCTCATCAAAAGTGATGTTTCCACTGTGCTTaatgtttttctgcttctttctgtctcttggcGGTTCCTTGAGGGCTTTGATGATCAGGGCAGAGGCAGAAGGTACCACCTCAATCTGGGCCTGTTGGTTCTGAATGGTCAGTTTCACTGTAATCCTCAGACCCTTCCAGTCACCAGTTGCCGTGGTGATGTCATCACCAACTTTCTTTGGAGACAGACCCAGGGGGCTGATCTTGTGAGCCAGGGCAGACGTGGCACCGACTTCCCCACCGGTGCACCTCAGGTACACGACTTTGATCTCGCTGGGGTCGAACTCAGGTGGCATGGTGGAGACGGCTGGTGTCGGACGAACCCGGATTTGGGACGACTGAAGAAAGTTGCACCTTGGCCTCCTCCGAGCCGAAAGCcaaaagcaaacatttttaatgCATATAATTTGCTCAATTTTCCTCTCAAGGGAATTAATTTTTCAAACGAAATTTCATTATGTTTACCTAGGCATGCCTCATCACTCTAGTTCTTTTCAGCTCTGTTCTAATTACAATCCAAATTTTGCATCCTTTGTGAATTTTCTTGCATGCCTTCTCCCAGGTAATTaatatgatttaaataaaattgtatttaatatAACACCTATGGCACCATGCAAAACACCACCTCCAATTCAATATGATGCCATCATTACCTTTGGTATGATCCAACTGCTAGTTTTTAGCCCATGTtgacaactaataagaacttattttaattttcctaaaataCTATTAAATATTCCAGTGAAAATTAGATATTAGCTTCCTGCCTACTGAATATGAATTTTGTAATTCTACTCTATTAAAAAGCTAACACAATAAGGGCATTCAAGTTTATTTGGCTTAATTTGTCCTTCACATACCCATATGCTTATTGTTCATTCTTCATTATTCCGTACACACTTCACATACATTCTAAAGGGCAAACATGAGAAGCCCAGTTTTATACGTCCTACTCATAGGtttgcattaaaaacaaaacaacagactGAACTGCCCTGAAGCCTGAGGGGAGGGTGGCCTAACTGaagctgccggctctggaggggccCCACCAGCTGAAGCTGCGACAGTCCTGGGGACCACGGgccagagggcagacaggagaagcaagaagaactacaatcctgcagcctgtggaacaaacgccacattcacagaaagagagacaagatgaaaacacacagggctatgtaccaaatgatggaacaagataaaaccccagaaaaacaactaaatgaagtggagatagaaaaccttccagaaaaagaattcagaataatgatagtgaagatgatccaggacctcagaaaaagaatggaggcaaagatcgagaagatgcaagaaatgtttaacaaagacctagaagaatcaaagaacaaacaaacagagatgaacaacacaataactgaaatgaaaaataaactagaaggaatcagtagcagaatatctgaggcaaaagaaaggataagtgacctggaagacggaatggtggaattcactgctgcggaacagaataaagaaaaaaggatgaaaagaaatgaagacagcctaagagacctctgggacaacattaaacacaacaacattcgcattataggggtcccagaaggagaagagagagagaaaggacccaagaaaatatctgaagagattataatcgaaaacttccctaacatgggaaaggaaatagccacccaagtccaggaagtgcagagagtcccatacaggataaactcaaggagaaacacatagtaatcaaatgggcaaaaattaaagacaaagaaaaatgattgaaaaaagcaaaagaaaaacgacaaataacatacaagggcactcccataaggttaacagctgatttctcagcagaaactccacaagccagacgggagtggcatgatatacttaaagtgatgaaagggaagaacctacaaccaagattactctacccagcaaggatctcattcagattcgatggagaaatcaaaagctttacagacaagcaaaagctaagagaattcagcaccaccaaaccagctccacaacaaatgctaaaggaacttctctaagtgggaaacactagagaagaaaaggacctacaaaaacaaacccaaaacaattaagaaaatggtaacaggaacatacatatcaataattaccttaaacgtgaatggattaaatgctccaaccaaaagacacaggcttgctgaatggatacaaaaacaagacccatatatatgctgtctacaagagacccacttcagacctagggacacattcagactgaaagtgaggggatggaaaaagatattccatgcagatggacatcaaaacaaagctggagtagcaatactcatatcagataaaatagactttaaaataaagaatgttacaagagacaaggaaggacactacataatgatcaagggatcaatccaagaagaagttataacaattataaatatatatgcacctaacatgggagcacctcaatacataaggcaactgctaacagctataaaagaggaaatcgacagtaacacaataatactgggggactttaacacctcacttacaccaatggacagatcatccaaacagaaagttaataaggaaacacaagctttaaatgacacaatagaccagatagatttaattgatatttacaggacattccgtccaaaaacagcagattacactttcttctcaagtgcacatggaacattctccaggagagatcacatcttgggtcacaaatcaagcctcagtaaatttaagaaaactgaaatcatatcaagcatcttttctgaccacaatgctatgagattagaaatcaattacagggaaaaaaaaaaagtaaaaacataaacacatggaggctaaacaatacattactaaataaccaagagatcactgaagaaatcaaagaggaaatcaaaaaatacctagagacaaatgacaatgaaaacacgacgatccaaaacctatgggatgcagcaaaagcagttctaagagggaagtttatagcaatacaagcctacctcaagaaacaagaaaaatctcaaataaacaatctaaccttacacctataagagctggagaaagaagaacaaacaaaacccaaagttagcagaaggaaagaaattataaagatcagagcagaaataaatgaaattgataccaagaaaacaattgcaaagatcaatataactacaagctggttctttgagaagataaacaaaatggataaaccattagccagactcatcaagaaaaagagggagaggactcaaatcaataaaattagaaatgaaaaaggagaagttacaacagacaccacagatatacaaagcatcctaagaggttactacaagcaactctatgccaataaaatggacaacctggaagaaatggacacattcctagaaaggtataatcttccaagactgaaccaggaagaaaaagaaaatatgaacagaccaatcacaagtaatgaaattgaaactgtgattaaaaatcttccaacaaacaaaagtccaggaccagatggcttcacaggtgaattctatcaaacatttacagaagagctaacacccatccttctcaaactcttccaaaaattgcagaggaaggaacactcccaaactcattctatgaggccgccatcaccctgataccaaaaccagacaaagatactacaaaaaaagaaaattacagactaatatcactgatgaatatagatgcaaaaatcctcaaaaaatactagcaaacagaatccaacaacacattaaaaggatcatacaccatgatcaagtgggatttatccctggggtgcaaggattcttcaatatacacaaatcaatcaatgtgacacaccatactaacaaactgaataaaaaccatatgatcacctcaatagatgcagaaaaagcttttgacaaaattcaacacccatttatgataaaaactctccagaaagtggacgcAGAGgaaacctatctcaacataataaaggccatatatgacaaacccacagcaaacatcattctcaatggtgaaaaactgaaaacatttcctctaagataaggaacaagacaaggatgtccactctcaccactattattcaacatagttttggaagtcctagccatggcaatcagagaagaaaaagaaataaaaagaatacaaattggaaaagaataagtaaaactgtcactgtttgcagatgacatgctactatacatagagaatcctaaagatgccgccagaaaactactagagttaatcaatgaatttggtaaagttgcaggatataaaattaatgcacagaaatctcttgcattcctatacactaatgatgaaaatctgaaagagaaattaaggaaacactcccatttaccactgcaacaaaaagaataaaatacctaggaataaacctatctagggagacaaaagacctgtatgcagaaaactgtaagacactgatgaaagaaattaaggatgatacaaacaaatggaaagatataccatgttcttggattggaagaatcaatactgtgaaaatgactacactacccaaagcaatctacagattccatacaatccctatcaaattaccaatggcattttttacagaactagaacaaaaaaatcttaaaatctgtatggagatacaaaagaccccaaatagccaaagcagtcttgaggggaaaaaacggagctggaggaatcagactccctgacttcagactatactacaaagctacagtaatcaagacaatatagtactggtgcacaaaaacagaaatatagatcaatggaacaggacataaagcccagagacaaacccacgcacctatggtcaactaatctattgcaaaggaggcaaggatatacaacggagaaaagactgtctcttcaataaatggtgctgggaaaactggacagctacgtgtaaaagaatgaaagtagaacactccctaacaccatacagaaaaataaactcaaaatggattacagacctaaatataggaccggacaccataaaactcttagaggaaaacataggaagataactctgagataaatcacagcaagatcttttttgatccacctactaccgtaatggaaataaaaacaaaaataaacaaatggcacctaacgaatgggaaaaaatatttgcaaacgaatcaacggacaaaggattaatctccaaaatatataaacagctcatgcagctcaatattaaaaaaacaaacaacccaatccaaaaatgggcagaagacctaaacagacatttctgcaaagaggacatacagatggccaagaagcacatgaaaagctgctcaacatcactaattattagagaaatgcaaatcaaaactacaatgaggtatcacctcacaccagttagaatgcgcatcatcagaaaatctacaaacaacaaatgttggagagggtgtggagaaaagggaaccctcttgcactgttggtgggaatgtaaattgatacaaccactatggagaacagtatggaggttccttaaaacactaaaaatagaattaccatatgactcagcaatcccactactgggcatatacccagagaaaaccataattcaaaaagacacatgcaccccaatgttcattgcagcattatttacaatagccaggtcatggaagcaacctaaatgcccatcgacagacgaatggataaagaagatgtggtacgtatacacaatggaatattactcagccataaaaggaatgaaattgggtcatttgtagagacgtggatgaatctagggagcgtcatacagagtgaagtaagtcagaaagagaaaaacaaatatcgcatattaatgcatatatgtggaacctagaaaaatggcacaggtgaactggtttgcagagcagaaattgagacacagatgtagagaagaaacgtatggacaccaaagggggaaagcagcGGCAGGTGGTGgtgcgatgaattgggagattgggattgacatatatatactgatgtgtataaaatggatgactaataagaacctgctgtataaaaaaaatactaaaattcaaaaaaacaaagatgttaaaaaaaaaacaaaacaacataaaaCAGGATTATCTCCACTTAAAAGAAATTCCCAAAGCagaaattcatccatttaaaataaaCTCTGATTGTGCAACCACTACTATGTAGCACTTAACTAGACACAGTCCAACAGAGGTCAAGTTGGTTCTAAGTTAAAAAATCtagctggaaaagaaaaaatttaaacacaagGAAACAACTGTTTTCTTTACCTCGACAATGCAGCCTTCAAACTGTCACTAGAATTCCTTTGCTTTAGTTAGATAATTCAGTAAACAGACACAATGTCTATAGAATTCCAAATTTCTCAAAAGGATATTAAAGACCCCCTGGCTGTATTTCTCATTTTATACTccatgcttttttgtttgtttgtttttgtttttgttttggctgcatcttcgtttgggtctttgttgctgctcgcaggctttctctacttagggcgagcgggggctactcttcgttgtggtgagcaggcttcttattgcggtggcttttcttgtggagcacgggctctgggcgcgcaggcttcagtagttgtggcacgtggactcagtagttgtggctcgcgggctctagagtgcaggctcagtagttgtggcacatgggcttaattgctccgcagcatgagggatcttcctggaccagggctggaacccatgtgccttgcattggcaggcggatttttaaccactgtgccaccagggaagccccaacactcCATGCTTTTTACACAACTATCATAATGTCCATAAAATGTCCCAAGTATATCCACCTCATTTCCTAAATGGagatttttatcttatttctttCGCTAAGAGAACATGACTCCCCTTCCCAATGCTCAACTCCTCATCTCGACCACTCACTCAAGATCTACTTCAAATGTcatttcttccaggaagccttcctcaaCTCACCCAGCAGAATTTTAAACTGATTTCTTATCCAAATAACTATAACCAAAATAGTTGTATCTTGATGACAATATACATCTACATAATGCTTTACAGTTGAGCTGCTTGCACAATAGTATCTAAATTAATAGTCATCCTGTGTCAGTGCATTAAAAATCATATAGATGATGAATATTAGAGATCTATCCAACATTCTGTAACAGAAACAGTGGAAATTAGTTGTGCCCACTTAAACTAAAGGCATATGTATATAAGGTTTCTGAAACCTAGAAAGGACTTTTGGAAATATATGAGAATAACATCCCCAAAAGTTTTCTAAAGATATGGCTTATAATTGAACCGTTTTCCTGTTTGTTTAAACCAATAGCTACAGCCACTCCTGAAGTTTTTGACATAAATATGAAAAAGCTCATGTCACTAAGAAAACTATCGAAAGTCTATCTGCTAGGTGTGAACACTCACATTTGCAGATCTGATTCTTAGACTGAAAGTATGACCAAAAGCCTTTGTTAACAacgacaataaaaacaaaaagcaggcaGTCCTTTCCTTATTAAAACATGAAAGGCTAGCCATCTCCAGTGACTgttttccagctttctttggcAAACAGTGCATCATTTAAGTGTTAGCAGTGGCATTATTTATGTGATGGGAATTTTAAAGAAAGTAGAGTATTCCATAAATCAGCTTATATAAGAAGTAATTTACCAATTCTCCTACTCAGGTCAAATAAAATTTAAGCCAATGGAATGTCAGGAGATCTGGGTTTTAGTTCTAATTCTTGACTACTTTGTAATGTGATCTTGGGTAAGCTGCTTAATTTCTCTGGGTCTTAGGTtcaacatctgtaaaatgagggggctGGACTAGATGATCCCTAGGGTATGTTGCAGCtcaaaaatggaaaggaagaaacacatcttaaattcattttattaacaGTGGAAATCAAACCATCAGCAGAGACtgataattttttctatttatttacaaaGTTGATAAATAATATTCTGAAACCGACCCTAAAATGCTTAGTTGGGTTTTCAGGTCAATAAATCTAGCACTTAAAGTTTAACTATCAATTTCTCTTCTCTTTACTGATATATCTTTCATCCTTAGGTCTCAAAAGTTGCCATaaaatttcttgtttctttgcaatTCATGATATAATTCATCCCACTCTGGTGTTTCATCAATTTAACGGTTCTAATTGCCTTATTATCTGCTCTGGTGCAGTAGTAAAGCCTCTGAACATTTCATTTACCTTACCAACAAGAAATCCCATATATCTCAGCCTTAAGGATATTACCTCTACCTCTTGGATGAGCAGAGGCATGAAGAACTTAAGCTCTCTGGAAGGCCAATATAATCTATCACTATTTAACTGTTTGTCAATGTTTATGCCTGTCTCAACTCACATTTAATGGggctttttattgttattttccaCTATAAAATTTTGAAGACACCTAAATGTCACTAATTCCCTTCTAAGTTTAGCATGTCTATTGCAATGTTACTTACCTGGGAGACACACTAACATGGTACAAATGAATGGGCTATGGAGTTAGGCAGACTAACTCCAAATCTTAGTTCTGACCTTTGCTATTTAtatgaccttaagcaagttacttgCCTCTTTGAGGCTGTTTCCCCAAGTAAAATAGGAAGACTAACTACTCTACAACACTGTAGTGAATATAAAGTAAGTACAGTTCCTGGTCTAATGCTGCACACATAACAAGTATTCAGTAACTGTTACTCATGTCCTTCCCATACCAAGTGTTCTCACTTGCCTGTGATTCTGTTTGTTGAGCTGGCCAGTTTGAAAATAGATTTTAGTCACTAGCTACGTCTATAGGAGTGTTTCCAAATGGCTGGTTGTAACCCATTAGTCAGGGTTCTAATCCATGACTCCTGAAATCAATTCAGCGGGTTTTGGTCAGCACTGTTTTAAtggaagagaacagaatggaactGGAAATATCAGAGTACATTATAAGTGCTAAAAATAGGAATATTTCATTAAACTTTTGTTCCAgttttataaatgtgtgtgtgtgtgtgtactgtgccatgatgcaaaaaaaaaaaaaaaaaaaagtctatttcttACTCTGGATTGgatcaaaaaagtttgaaatacacTGCTCTATAGAGAAGGTCAGTTATCTTCAGTTGGATCACTTCCGTTCCCTGCCCATCTTTTCCAGGGAATGTCCTACTAAGACCAGCATTTCAGTATCTCAAAGTCAAGAAGCCCACCAGCACTATTCCCCTACAGAAAAcagttacatatatattcctGAGGTTACCTACATTGTTAATAAGGCCAAGAGGCAGAAATGATACCCTTAGAAATACTTTTCTTAACTACTCATCAAATCCTCCTTTCATATTTTGCTTCTTTTGAAACACAGTAGCAAGTAAAAGGCTCCTTGGgggccttaaaaaaataaaaataaaaaaagatactaAAGAAAGTTACAACTAGAAACCCAGTTATTCAAATAAGAATTCAACATTAAAATCTAAAATGTATTCCATAACCACAACTCCTTCAGTAAAATACATTAATCTTTTGGGgagaatattttatcttttaaagcagatccaatttttttctttcattatcaattttttttttaatacttattggagtatagttgatttacaatgttgtgttagtttcaggtgtacagcaaagtgaatctgttatacatatacatatatccacttttttttttcctaagattcttttcccatataggccattacagagtagtgagtagagttccctgtgctatacagcacgttcttactagctatctattttatatatagtcatgtgaatatgtcaatcccaatctcccaatttatccctcctttcccttatcccctggtaaccatacatttgttttctacatccatgactctacttctgttttgtaaataagttcatttgtacccattttttttaaagattccacatataagtgatatcatatgatatttttcttcctctgtcttacttcactcaatatgataatctctaggtccatccatgttgctgcaaatggcattattttgttcttttttatggccaagcaatattccactgtatatatgtaccacatcttctttatccattcctctggtgatggacttttaggttgcttccttgtcctggctattgtaaacagtgctgcaatgaacatttgggtgcatgtatctttttgaattatggttttctctaggtatatgcccaggagtgggattgctgggtcatatggtacctctattttcagttttttaaggaacctccatactgttctccatagtggcagtacaatttacattcttaccaacagtgtaggagggttcccttttctccacaacctct includes:
- the LOC137756960 gene encoding large ribosomal subunit protein uL11-like translates to MPPEFDPSEIKVVYLRCTGGEVGATSALAHKISPLGLSPKKVGDDITTATGDWKGLRITVKLTIQNQQAQIEVVPSASALIIKALKEPPRDRKKQKNIKHSGNITFDEMVNIARQMRHRSLARELSGTIKEILGTAQSMGCNVDGCHPHDILDDINSGAVECPAS